The genomic segment TTTTTGCGGAGGTGATCTTATGGAACCGTATCGAAAGCTCTATTTTATCTGGTATTTTGATGATGATAAAGGCTACGGAATAGAAGTTTTTGGAGAAAGACTGAACACAAGCACTCGATCAGAAACTAATGATCACTCCAAATTTAAGACTCTTGTCAATTGGAGCTTTGGGCACGGGACTTGGGCCCGAAATTTACGGAGAAGTTGGGGTGATTTCGCTGCCAATAGAGTAGCCCAAAATCAAGGAAGCCTGCCCCTTGAAATTGAGAATATCGTTTTAAGGTTTAATGTAGAGGAACAGGTTCTTGAGGGCGATATCAAGAAAATTGAGAATATGTTAAAGTCAGAAGATAATCGAGTTTAATAAATGAAGTAGTAGCTAACACAAAAATAGACGCCTCTCTAAGAAATCGCAATTTCTATGGAGAGGCGCCTTGGAGCTAAAGCTATGCAAGTGATAATTGTCAGAATTGTTCTCCGTTGTGTGGGGGTACTACCCTATTTATAGAGACTGCGGTAGCAATCAAAATGATAATTGCCCCTACAAGCATAACCGTATGATAGGATGTCATGAAGGCACTCACTGTCTGACTCGCGGAAGGATGTTGAATATTAGCTAAAAGGGAGGCTTCCCGATTTTCAAAGAGGGTAACCGAAAGAGTTGTACCGACGACCATGCCGACATTGCGAACCAAGGCATTAAGGCCCCCTGCAATCCCCAATTTATTTTTGGGAACAGCATTCATAACACTGCTTGTGTTCGGCGGGTTAAACATCCCTGCCCCAATACCCATTAAAAGAGGACCCGGAAAGATCATCCAAAAAGCAGAATGGGCTGTGGTGGTTGTTAAATAAAGAAGTCCCGAGGCTATCGTTATTAAACCGCCCGTTGTTAAAATCATGGGTCCGATCTCATCCGAGAGGTAGCCGCTCAAGGGAGCAATAATCGCCATGGCTAACGGAAAAGCCGTCATCAAAAGTCCGACTTGGGTCGTCGAATATTTGAGAATTTGTTGTAGGTAAAACGGCATTAAGATGGTATTGGCAAATTGACCTGTAAAAGACAGGAAAGACGAGAGATTTCCGATGAGAAACGGCTTATTTTTGTAGAGGTCAAAATCAATAATCGGATCTGTAATCCGGCGCTCAAACCGCATAAAAATACTCAGCAATAGGATACCTATGACTATACCACCAATAATTAAAGGTGAGCCCCAACCTTGAGCTTGCCCGTTATTGATAGCATACAGAACACAAATCATCCCAACCGCAAACAAGAGAGCACCCGTAGAGTCGAATTTAATTTTCTCATGTTTTGGAAGATCGTGTGGCAAGATGACTTGAGCGACCAAAAAGGCGATAATTCCAATGGGTAAATTAACATAAAAAACGGAACGCCAGCCCATCAATCCCACTAAAACACCCCCGAGAGCTGGTCCTGATAAAGCTCCGAGTGCAACCATTGTTCCATTCAGACCTAAAGCACGTCCACGCTCATGAAGAGGAAATGCCGATACGAGCAAAGCCTGATTATTGGCCATTAACATGGATGCGCCTATGGCTTGAACGACACGCATACTCACTAACATCCATAAGTTAGCGGACATTCCGCAAAGGGCTGAACCCAAAGTAAAGAAGATAAAACCCGTTGAATAGACCCGCTTTCGCCCCAAGATGTCCGCCAACTTGCCAAAGACAGGGAGCAGACTGGAAATCGTCAATAAATACGCCGTTACAACCCATTGTAATGTACCTAAATTCGTCTTAAATTCATCGGACATCGTTGGCAAGGCCACGCTGACAATGCTGCTGTCAAGAGTAGCCATAAACGTCCCTAAAGCCACATTGGCAAGAATAAACCAACGAATATTTGGTGATTCCTTAATTTTTTTAACTACATCCATGCGTACTCTCCTCCAATGCAACTTTCAGCTCTTGCAAACCATCAATCAGACCCTCATGAATATCAATAAGATATCGAACGCCTTAAATAAGTAAAACCCTTGATATATCAAGGGTTGGTGTGACAAGTTTCCCATAAGTATGGCGAAGTCAACCTATAAGCCGGGTTTTGTCTCCTTCCTTACGGAAGGCGATGATCATCTATCTTGGGCCGCTGTTACCAACGACCTCATGCGACCTTACCCGGGGACGAGAACGGGCCGTTCCATAGTCCCCCTATTCGGTCTTGCTCCAGGTGGGGTTTGCAGGGCCAACCTGTCACCAGGTTGCCGGTGAGCTCTTACCTCGCCTTTCCACCCTTACCGGAGTGTCCTTACGAACACCCAGGCGGTATAT from the Desulfitobacterium metallireducens DSM 15288 genome contains:
- a CDS encoding MFS transporter: MDVVKKIKESPNIRWFILANVALGTFMATLDSSIVSVALPTMSDEFKTNLGTLQWVVTAYLLTISSLLPVFGKLADILGRKRVYSTGFIFFTLGSALCGMSANLWMLVSMRVVQAIGASMLMANNQALLVSAFPLHERGRALGLNGTMVALGALSGPALGGVLVGLMGWRSVFYVNLPIGIIAFLVAQVILPHDLPKHEKIKFDSTGALLFAVGMICVLYAINNGQAQGWGSPLIIGGIVIGILLLSIFMRFERRITDPIIDFDLYKNKPFLIGNLSSFLSFTGQFANTILMPFYLQQILKYSTTQVGLLMTAFPLAMAIIAPLSGYLSDEIGPMILTTGGLITIASGLLYLTTTTAHSAFWMIFPGPLLMGIGAGMFNPPNTSSVMNAVPKNKLGIAGGLNALVRNVGMVVGTTLSVTLFENREASLLANIQHPSASQTVSAFMTSYHTVMLVGAIIILIATAVSINRVVPPHNGEQF